Proteins from a single region of Pseudopedobacter saltans DSM 12145:
- a CDS encoding UDP-N-acetylmuramoyl-L-alanyl-D-glutamate--2,6-diaminopimelate ligase yields MAVLKDILYGVAIEQVVGSTEIEISQLQFDSRKVSEGTLFVAIKGTRSDGHDFVKDVTENGAKAAIVETLPEVIAEGVTYIKVANSATALGVVASNFYHNPSSKLKLVGVTGTNGKTTVCTLLYKLFKKLGYNVGLVSTVENYINDLVVPATHTTPDQIALNQLLNRMVDAGCEYCFMEVSSHSVVQHRIDGLEFAGGVFTNITHDHLDFHKTFDNYIKAKKGFFDNLTSKAFALTNVDDRNGNVMLQNTRAHKKTYALNAVADFKAKIIENLFSGLHLDIDGMEVYFRLVGSFNAYNLLAVYGTALLLEQDRTKVLTVLSMLTGAEGRFDYIIAPNKVIGIVDYAHTPDALRNILSTIENISSGTESIITVVGCGGDRDREKRPIMAQTACDWSHKVILTSDNPRTEKPEDILNDMLAGVSAVNQKKVLTILDRREAIKAACHLAKPGDIILLAGKGHEKYQEINGVRTDFDDKQILTEQFNLLA; encoded by the coding sequence ATGGCAGTATTAAAAGACATATTATATGGAGTTGCCATAGAGCAAGTAGTAGGATCTACCGAAATTGAGATTTCCCAATTACAGTTTGATTCCAGGAAAGTTTCGGAAGGAACTTTGTTTGTGGCTATAAAAGGAACTCGTTCCGATGGCCACGATTTTGTAAAAGACGTAACAGAAAATGGGGCAAAAGCGGCGATCGTCGAGACGCTGCCTGAGGTTATTGCAGAAGGAGTTACTTATATAAAAGTAGCGAATTCTGCAACGGCATTGGGAGTTGTTGCTTCAAACTTCTATCATAATCCATCCTCTAAATTAAAATTAGTAGGAGTAACAGGTACAAACGGAAAGACAACGGTTTGTACGCTTTTATACAAGTTATTTAAAAAGTTGGGCTATAATGTAGGTTTAGTATCAACCGTAGAAAATTACATTAATGATCTGGTAGTTCCGGCAACACATACAACACCAGATCAAATCGCATTAAATCAGTTGCTTAACAGAATGGTTGATGCCGGATGTGAATATTGCTTCATGGAAGTAAGTTCTCATTCAGTAGTACAGCATAGAATAGACGGTCTTGAGTTCGCTGGTGGTGTTTTTACCAATATAACCCACGACCATTTAGATTTTCATAAGACTTTTGATAACTACATCAAAGCAAAAAAAGGATTCTTTGATAATCTAACCAGTAAAGCTTTTGCTTTAACGAATGTAGATGATAGAAACGGCAATGTGATGTTGCAGAATACCAGGGCACATAAAAAAACGTACGCCTTAAATGCTGTAGCGGATTTTAAAGCTAAAATTATAGAAAACCTTTTTTCCGGATTGCATTTGGATATCGACGGAATGGAGGTTTATTTCAGACTGGTTGGTTCTTTCAATGCCTATAACCTGCTGGCGGTTTACGGAACAGCTTTGTTGCTCGAACAGGATAGGACTAAAGTTCTTACTGTCCTGAGTATGCTTACTGGAGCAGAAGGAAGATTCGATTATATTATTGCTCCTAACAAAGTAATAGGCATAGTGGATTATGCCCATACGCCAGATGCGTTGAGGAATATTCTTTCTACAATAGAAAATATCAGCTCGGGAACAGAATCTATTATTACTGTTGTGGGATGTGGAGGAGATAGAGATAGGGAAAAGCGTCCGATTATGGCTCAAACTGCCTGTGATTGGAGCCATAAAGTGATTTTGACATCTGATAATCCAAGGACCGAAAAACCTGAAGATATCTTAAACGATATGTTGGCTGGTGTATCGGCGGTAAATCAAAAAAAGGTATTAACGATTTTGGATAGAAGAGAGGCGATTAAAGCAGCATGTCATCTGGCTAAACCAGGAGATATTATATTGTTAGCCGGCAAAGGACACGAAAAGTATCAGGAGATAAACGGGGTAAGGACTGATTTTGATGATAAACAAATATTAACTGAACAATTTAATTTATTGGCCTAA
- the murG gene encoding undecaprenyldiphospho-muramoylpentapeptide beta-N-acetylglucosaminyltransferase — protein sequence MAKRVIISGGGTGGHIFPAIAIANALKSIDSNTEILFVGANGKMEMEKVPAAGYEIVGLDIQGFQRSNLLKNILLPIKIVKSVLKALSIIKKFKPDVVVGVGGYASGPLLYAASLKRLPILIQEQNSFAGVTNKFLGKSAKRICVAFDNMDAFFTASKIIKTGNPVRKDTINIEGKREEAIRFFELDPEKKTVLVIGGSLGARTLNDSMTSGIESFRNEDIQVIWQTGKFYYRTIIDRFGNQPKDSGIRILEFLNRMDLAYAAADLIVSRAGAGTISELCLVKKPVILVPSPNVAEDHQTKNAMALVNVRAAVLVADRHAEAELVDQTIKLLKDDVEMKALSENIAALGLPNADEIIAKEVLSIARNG from the coding sequence ATGGCAAAAAGAGTAATCATAAGCGGCGGTGGAACAGGAGGACATATCTTCCCTGCTATTGCTATAGCCAATGCTTTAAAATCTATAGATTCCAATACAGAAATATTGTTTGTAGGTGCAAACGGTAAAATGGAAATGGAGAAAGTGCCTGCAGCGGGGTACGAGATAGTTGGTTTGGATATTCAGGGATTTCAGCGGAGTAATCTTTTAAAGAATATTCTCCTGCCAATAAAGATTGTAAAGAGTGTATTGAAAGCGCTTAGCATCATCAAAAAGTTTAAACCAGATGTTGTAGTTGGTGTTGGAGGCTACGCTTCGGGACCTTTATTGTACGCGGCTTCTTTAAAAAGGCTGCCTATACTGATACAGGAGCAAAATTCCTTTGCAGGTGTAACTAACAAATTTTTAGGAAAATCTGCGAAAAGGATCTGCGTAGCTTTTGATAATATGGATGCTTTTTTTACAGCCAGTAAGATTATCAAAACAGGAAATCCGGTAAGAAAAGATACAATAAATATAGAGGGGAAAAGAGAAGAAGCTATTCGCTTTTTTGAATTGGATCCGGAAAAAAAGACAGTTTTAGTTATAGGTGGGAGTTTAGGAGCCCGTACGCTTAACGATAGTATGACTTCCGGAATCGAAAGCTTCAGAAACGAAGATATCCAGGTAATTTGGCAAACGGGCAAGTTCTATTACAGAACCATTATCGACAGGTTTGGAAACCAGCCTAAAGATAGCGGAATCCGGATTCTGGAATTCTTAAACAGAATGGATCTGGCTTATGCGGCAGCGGATCTGATCGTGTCGAGAGCAGGGGCGGGAACAATCTCCGAACTTTGCTTGGTAAAGAAACCGGTGATTCTGGTGCCTTCTCCAAATGTGGCGGAAGACCACCAAACAAAAAACGCGATGGCTTTGGTAAATGTAAGAGCAGCTGTTTTAGTGGCCGACAGACATGCCGAGGCAGAATTAGTAGACCAGACAATAAAATTATTAAAAGACGATGTCGAAATGAAGGCATTGTCTGAAAATATAGCTGCATTGGGTTTACCAAATGCAGATGAAATAATAGCAAAAGAAGTTTTATCAATAGCAAGAAATGGTTAA
- a CDS encoding FtsW/RodA/SpoVE family cell cycle protein, whose product MIKDILNHTKGDRWIWLIIILLSSISVLAVYSATGTLAYKRGVGSESLMFKHLLFIVIGFVLIYFAHLLDYRYYAGISKVLMIITIPLLVYTLAFGSNLNDASRWISIPGTGLTFQTSDLAKLSLITFLARTLTKKQENIKDVKKAFLPIMGSVCLVFILIGLANLSTALMLFGVSILILLIGRISFRQIAIVCFGGALLLLILVFFGPRRETYKSRINAYFHPEMQHSDKTFQQDQAKIAVATGGFFGKGPGNSTQRNFLPHPYSDFIFAIIIEEYGMFGGIIIVALYLLLMYRIIRIVTQAPKAFGALLAAGLGFSLTIQAFANMAVAVNLFPVTGVPLPLVSMGGTSILFTSVAFGIILSVSKDVEDYKLQQNNSANQSDKIIVGEIPAMG is encoded by the coding sequence ATGATTAAGGACATATTAAATCACACTAAAGGAGACAGATGGATCTGGCTGATCATCATTCTGCTTTCTTCTATTTCTGTTTTAGCGGTTTATAGTGCAACAGGTACTTTGGCTTATAAAAGAGGTGTAGGGTCGGAATCATTAATGTTTAAACATTTATTGTTTATCGTTATCGGTTTCGTGTTGATATATTTTGCCCATCTATTGGATTACAGGTATTATGCGGGAATATCTAAAGTCTTAATGATTATTACAATTCCTTTACTGGTATATACATTGGCTTTTGGTAGTAATTTAAATGACGCAAGCAGGTGGATTTCTATTCCAGGTACAGGTTTAACCTTCCAGACTTCTGATTTGGCAAAGCTCTCGCTCATTACATTTTTAGCCAGAACGCTCACCAAAAAACAGGAAAACATTAAGGATGTAAAAAAGGCCTTTCTTCCAATTATGGGTTCCGTTTGTTTGGTTTTTATTTTAATAGGTTTAGCAAACTTATCCACTGCCCTTATGCTGTTTGGGGTAAGTATATTGATATTATTAATAGGTAGGATTAGTTTTAGACAAATCGCCATTGTATGTTTCGGTGGCGCTTTGTTACTTTTAATTCTAGTCTTTTTTGGCCCACGGAGAGAAACATATAAATCACGTATAAATGCGTATTTCCATCCTGAAATGCAGCATTCCGATAAAACTTTCCAACAAGACCAGGCTAAGATTGCAGTAGCAACAGGTGGATTCTTTGGAAAGGGACCAGGTAACAGTACGCAAAGAAACTTTCTGCCACATCCATATTCAGATTTCATTTTTGCAATTATCATAGAGGAATATGGCATGTTCGGAGGTATTATAATCGTAGCGCTTTATCTTTTATTGATGTATAGGATTATACGAATAGTTACACAGGCGCCCAAGGCATTTGGTGCGTTATTAGCAGCCGGATTAGGCTTTAGTTTAACCATTCAGGCCTTTGCAAATATGGCCGTTGCGGTAAACCTTTTTCCGGTAACCGGTGTGCCATTACCTTTGGTAAGTATGGGGGGAACATCCATTTTATTTACAAGTGTGGCTTTTGGAATTATACTTTCTGTAAGTAAAGATGTAGAGGATTATAAATTGCAGCAAAACAACAGTGCTAATCAAAGCGATAAAATTATAGTAGGTGAAATTCCCGCGATGGGATAA
- a CDS encoding cell division protein FtsQ/DivIB, translated as MLKRIKWKRVLFVFLWLISLSGLIVLMSFINVKKSATTCKEVKVILPGNQFFLERAEVDQILASKNGLLVGRRLDNIDLQRLEDRLRANPFVEYANVFADMNGTVQAEIVQRTPILRVFNIAGQSYYVDQKGFKIPISSRFTANVIAVNGDIKEGFSGEVDTVRTQLVKDLYQLADFVSKDTTWNNLFVQFYVNEKKDIELIPRVGKHTIILGDASDLKDKFRRLMVFYKKAIPFVGWDAYSTINLKFTGQVVCVKSDSTIMRIKEEEMRVKDSIRQEEQKKKNI; from the coding sequence ATGCTTAAAAGAATAAAATGGAAAAGAGTTCTGTTTGTTTTTTTATGGCTGATTAGCCTAAGTGGGCTAATTGTGTTAATGAGTTTTATAAATGTCAAAAAAAGTGCTACAACTTGTAAAGAAGTTAAAGTAATTTTGCCCGGAAATCAGTTTTTTCTGGAAAGGGCAGAGGTCGATCAGATACTTGCTTCTAAGAACGGATTGTTGGTTGGCAGAAGGCTGGACAACATAGATCTGCAGAGGTTAGAGGATAGGTTGAGGGCAAACCCATTTGTAGAATATGCAAATGTTTTTGCCGATATGAATGGTACCGTTCAGGCTGAAATTGTTCAGAGGACACCTATTCTGAGAGTATTTAATATAGCTGGTCAGAGTTATTACGTCGATCAGAAAGGATTTAAAATTCCTATATCAAGCCGTTTTACTGCAAATGTAATTGCTGTAAATGGAGATATAAAAGAGGGGTTTTCCGGAGAGGTTGATACCGTAAGGACGCAACTGGTTAAGGATCTGTATCAGTTGGCAGATTTTGTGTCGAAAGATACAACCTGGAACAATTTATTTGTCCAGTTCTACGTAAATGAAAAGAAAGATATTGAACTAATACCAAGAGTTGGAAAACATACTATCATCCTTGGGGATGCAAGTGATTTAAAAGATAAGTTTAGAAGATTAATGGTTTTCTATAAAAAGGCAATCCCTTTTGTTGGATGGGATGCTTATTCAACCATCAATCTTAAATTTACTGGGCAGGTAGTGTGTGTAAAAAGCGATTCTACGATCATGAGGATCAAAGAAGAAGAGATGCGGGTTAAAGACAGTATTAGACAGGAAGAACAAAAAAAGAAGAACATTTAG
- the murD gene encoding UDP-N-acetylmuramoyl-L-alanine--D-glutamate ligase, protein MEKKARIVILGSGESGVGAAILAQKNGFDVFVSDFGAIADKYKEELEEKGIAFEENKHTEELILNAGEIIKSPGIPDKAPIIKKIKEKQIPILSEIEFAGRYNKAKTICITGSNGKTTTTLLTYHILKKAGLNVGLAGNIGYSFAKQVAEENFDYYVLELSSFMLDNMYDFKADIAVLLNITPDHLDRYNYEMKNYVDSKFRIIQNQTSQDHFIYCADDPETIAALDRHQINAERHPFSITNKVENGAFLENDTIYFNLNNTEPLTMTIQELALQGSHNVYNSMASGISAKILELRNETVRESMGDFKNVAHRLEFVAKISGITFINDSKATNVNSTWYALESMSSDVVLILGGVDKGNDYSMLRNLVKEKVSSIVCLGLDNKAIHDAFEDDVEIIVNTKSAAEAVEVAYHLAKKGSTVLLSPACASFDLFKNYEDRGDQFKAAVREL, encoded by the coding sequence ATGGAGAAGAAGGCAAGAATAGTAATATTAGGATCGGGAGAAAGTGGGGTAGGTGCCGCCATCTTAGCGCAAAAGAATGGCTTTGATGTCTTCGTGTCCGATTTTGGCGCTATTGCAGATAAGTATAAGGAAGAACTGGAGGAGAAGGGAATTGCTTTTGAAGAGAATAAGCATACTGAAGAACTTATATTAAATGCAGGTGAGATTATAAAAAGCCCCGGTATTCCAGACAAAGCGCCAATAATTAAAAAAATAAAAGAAAAGCAAATTCCAATTCTTTCAGAAATTGAATTTGCCGGACGATATAACAAAGCGAAAACAATTTGTATAACTGGCTCGAACGGAAAGACAACTACTACTTTGCTGACTTACCATATTCTAAAGAAAGCGGGTTTAAATGTCGGTTTAGCCGGAAATATAGGTTACAGTTTTGCAAAGCAGGTGGCTGAAGAGAACTTTGATTATTATGTATTGGAGCTTAGTAGTTTTATGCTCGACAATATGTATGATTTCAAAGCAGATATTGCGGTTTTATTAAATATCACGCCAGATCACTTAGATCGATATAATTACGAAATGAAAAATTATGTTGATTCTAAGTTCAGGATAATACAAAACCAGACATCGCAGGATCATTTTATTTATTGTGCAGATGATCCTGAAACGATAGCTGCGCTGGATAGACATCAGATAAATGCAGAGAGACACCCATTTTCAATAACAAATAAAGTAGAAAATGGTGCATTCTTAGAAAACGATACTATATACTTCAACTTAAACAACACAGAACCCTTAACTATGACTATTCAAGAACTTGCTTTACAAGGCAGTCACAATGTTTACAACTCTATGGCATCGGGAATTTCAGCGAAAATTTTAGAGCTAAGAAACGAGACTGTGCGGGAAAGTATGGGAGATTTTAAAAACGTGGCTCATCGTTTGGAGTTTGTGGCTAAGATTTCAGGAATCACTTTCATCAATGATTCAAAAGCAACCAACGTAAATTCCACGTGGTATGCGCTGGAAAGTATGAGCTCTGATGTCGTATTGATACTTGGTGGAGTTGATAAGGGGAACGATTACTCGATGTTGAGGAATCTGGTAAAAGAAAAGGTGTCTTCTATAGTATGTCTGGGTTTAGATAATAAAGCGATTCACGATGCTTTCGAAGATGATGTTGAAATTATAGTAAATACAAAGTCTGCTGCGGAAGCAGTAGAGGTAGCTTATCATTTAGCGAAGAAGGGATCAACAGTGTTGTTGTCTCCTGCATGTGCCAGTTTTGATTTGTTTAAGAATTACGAAGACAGAGGAGATCAGTTTAAAGCAGCAGTTAGAGAATTGTAG
- the murC gene encoding UDP-N-acetylmuramate--L-alanine ligase yields the protein MVNLEDIKRVYLVGIGGISMSSLARYFQKRGCQVAGYDKTSTVLTRALESEGIPVSYKDELEAIPAEFRIKDSSGLVIYTPAVPKNSVVYNYFADAGFDVYKRSQILGLLSRGMFTIAVAGTHGKTTTSCLITHLLRHGGNQCSAFLGGISVNYYTNLIIGENEVMVVEADEYDRSFLTLHPNIAVITSMDADHLDIYGDKSHLTESFELFASQVDSGGTVFLRKGLDVKQSVSTYAIEQDADAKAVNIRVEDGEFRFDFSNDEIEMKDLVLGLPGQHNIENAVAAIQVALKMGISQQDIKSGLKSFKGVKRRFEYIVKTDAFVYIDDYAHHPEELRACFRAVRTLYPTRKFTAIFQPHLFTRTRDFIDGFAEVLSSVDELILLEIYPARELPIEGINSQFLLDKITLENKKLLTKDEVLKFIKNSEPELLVTVGAGDIDTLIKPIKEIYDNA from the coding sequence ATGGTTAATCTGGAAGATATAAAGAGAGTTTATTTGGTTGGTATCGGGGGTATCAGCATGAGTAGCCTTGCTCGCTATTTTCAAAAGAGAGGCTGTCAGGTTGCAGGATATGATAAAACCTCCACAGTATTAACCAGAGCGTTGGAATCGGAGGGGATACCAGTTTCTTACAAAGATGAATTGGAAGCAATCCCTGCTGAATTTCGTATCAAAGATTCTTCTGGTTTGGTAATCTATACACCTGCAGTACCAAAGAACAGTGTAGTTTACAACTACTTTGCAGATGCAGGTTTCGATGTATATAAAAGATCGCAAATTTTAGGTTTGCTGTCCAGAGGAATGTTTACAATTGCAGTTGCCGGAACTCATGGGAAAACAACTACAAGCTGTTTAATTACCCATTTGTTGCGTCATGGAGGTAATCAGTGTTCTGCGTTTCTAGGTGGAATTTCGGTTAACTATTATACCAACCTGATTATTGGTGAAAACGAAGTGATGGTGGTGGAAGCTGATGAGTACGACAGGTCTTTTTTAACATTACATCCGAATATCGCTGTGATCACATCTATGGATGCCGATCATCTGGATATTTATGGGGATAAATCGCATCTGACAGAATCTTTCGAGCTTTTTGCTTCTCAAGTAGACTCTGGAGGTACTGTTTTTCTGCGTAAAGGTCTGGACGTAAAGCAATCTGTTTCTACCTATGCTATTGAACAGGATGCGGATGCAAAAGCAGTAAATATCAGGGTGGAAGACGGAGAATTCCGATTTGATTTCTCTAATGACGAAATAGAAATGAAAGATTTAGTGCTGGGGCTTCCAGGGCAGCATAATATCGAAAATGCTGTAGCCGCAATTCAGGTAGCACTAAAAATGGGGATTTCGCAACAGGATATCAAAAGTGGGTTGAAATCTTTTAAAGGAGTAAAAAGAAGGTTCGAATATATTGTTAAAACAGATGCATTCGTATATATTGATGATTACGCGCATCACCCCGAGGAATTGAGGGCATGTTTTAGGGCAGTGAGAACACTGTACCCAACCCGGAAATTTACGGCAATTTTTCAACCGCATCTGTTTACCAGGACAAGAGATTTTATAGATGGCTTCGCCGAGGTGCTGAGCTCGGTAGATGAATTGATATTACTGGAAATTTATCCGGCGAGAGAATTGCCAATAGAGGGAATTAATAGTCAGTTTTTATTAGACAAAATCACATTGGAAAATAAAAAACTGTTAACAAAAGACGAAGTGTTGAAATTTATTAAAAACTCTGAGCCAGAGCTATTAGTTACTGTGGGGGCGGGGGATATAGATACATTAATAAAACCGATTAAAGAGATATACGACAATGCTTAA
- the mraY gene encoding phospho-N-acetylmuramoyl-pentapeptide-transferase: protein MLYYLFNFLDKHFDFPGAGIFQFISFRAGMAIILSLIITTVFGSRLIAYLRYKQVGETVRNLGLEGQIQKQGTPTMGGLIIIAGILIPVLLFAKLENIYIILMLITTVWMGAIGFLDDYIKVFRKNKEGLAGRFKIVGQVGLALIVGWTMYFHPQILVRQTVTGPLPVSVKPHAPIKGLSEEIIVNKEGERLIRVEKATGVYYAKDVKSTTTNVPFYKNNEFDYAKVLKIFGGNYQDYALLVFLLFVIIIITAVSNGANITDGIDGLATGTSAIIGIALMLLAYVSGNTIIADYLKILYIPNSGELVIFASAFVGACIGFLWYNTFPAQVFMGDTGSLTIGGIIAVFAIMIRKELLIPVLCGVFLVENLSVIIQVSWFKYTKRKYGEGRRVFLMSPLHHHFQKKGYHEAKIVTRFWIVGILLAIITIVTLKIR from the coding sequence ATGCTATACTACCTATTTAACTTTTTAGATAAACATTTTGATTTTCCCGGTGCAGGGATATTTCAGTTTATCTCTTTTAGAGCGGGGATGGCTATTATTTTGTCCTTAATCATCACTACTGTTTTTGGTAGCAGGCTTATAGCTTATTTACGATACAAACAGGTTGGTGAAACAGTACGAAATTTAGGTTTAGAAGGTCAGATTCAAAAACAGGGTACCCCAACAATGGGTGGTTTAATCATCATTGCAGGTATATTGATTCCGGTACTTTTATTTGCCAAGCTGGAAAATATATATATCATTTTAATGCTAATCACAACCGTTTGGATGGGTGCAATTGGATTTTTGGATGATTATATAAAGGTTTTTAGAAAAAATAAGGAAGGACTGGCCGGCAGGTTTAAAATCGTAGGTCAGGTTGGTTTAGCACTGATAGTTGGTTGGACCATGTATTTCCATCCACAAATTTTAGTTAGACAAACTGTTACCGGTCCACTGCCGGTTTCAGTTAAACCGCATGCTCCTATAAAAGGACTTAGCGAAGAAATTATAGTCAACAAAGAAGGCGAAAGATTGATAAGAGTAGAGAAGGCAACGGGTGTTTACTATGCTAAAGACGTAAAAAGTACCACTACAAATGTGCCTTTTTATAAAAACAACGAGTTCGATTATGCCAAAGTGCTTAAGATTTTTGGAGGCAACTATCAGGACTACGCACTTCTGGTCTTCCTGTTGTTTGTGATTATCATTATAACAGCCGTTTCTAACGGAGCCAATATTACCGACGGAATTGATGGCTTGGCAACAGGTACCTCCGCGATTATAGGGATAGCACTGATGTTGTTGGCCTATGTTTCAGGTAATACCATCATAGCCGATTATCTAAAGATACTTTATATACCAAATTCTGGTGAGCTGGTAATTTTTGCCTCAGCCTTTGTGGGGGCATGTATTGGTTTTCTTTGGTACAATACCTTTCCTGCACAGGTTTTTATGGGCGATACAGGAAGTTTAACCATTGGGGGAATCATTGCAGTATTTGCGATTATGATTCGTAAAGAGTTGCTGATTCCGGTATTGTGTGGGGTGTTTCTGGTAGAGAATTTATCTGTAATTATTCAGGTAAGCTGGTTCAAATACACGAAAAGAAAATATGGTGAAGGCAGGAGGGTATTCCTGATGTCGCCATTACATCATCATTTTCAAAAAAAGGGATATCACGAAGCTAAAATTGTAACGCGTTTTTGGATTGTTGGAATATTATTGGCCATTATCACTATAGTAACTCTGAAAATTAGATAG